Proteins encoded in a region of the Mercenaria mercenaria strain notata chromosome 1, MADL_Memer_1, whole genome shotgun sequence genome:
- the LOC123545167 gene encoding zinc finger and BTB domain-containing protein 14-like has translation MIIMNTEELQDLPGYKAILKAVLRQQIQMLVEQLSEHTGEETVVLSANITEGTLSHLGSEYGKIFLEKEQAIKSKFLGFCLRKNLSASDDLNENNTKDASLPKQKRKLSVSSDSSLNRSSSKAAKLGCEDTSYSSSATQRNIVGLLPDLSRATSDYLQKLNQTVGQEIMRNDLTDNSLQEKHYPLGSYAVNEQNKSDLDFSKNDLDYGKNNLDLSIVKVEQNSGTVCSTDAGHLDTDNMYEMNSHLSDLNYGSISKLYSADRNQGFSKKMNENLHTLNTTLGSNVSYNNGEFNRGSGQALPRQFRMYKCDFCEKTFREKTNLRVHVRTHTGEKPFKCFLCGKEFAHSSNLKQHERGVHKLPPTVPQYKQQFYTGLSKMQELSQQADSAFIDSQQQMFQSQHGSPHHVMKSEPSEEHKMSEEIKTENPQESDTSNQIIPDNAAGSDTIDSETTEGN, from the exons GTAGAGCAGCTGAGTGAGCATACAGGTGAGGAAACAGTGGTTCTGTCAGCAAACATTACAGAGGGCACATTATCACATCTTGGCTCAGAGTATGGTAAAATCTTCCTGGAGAAAGAACAGGCAATCAAGTCAAAGTTCCTTGGATTCTGCTTGAGAA AGAACCTATCAGCTTCGgatgatttgaatgaaaataacacAAAGGATGCTTCACTGCCAAAGCAAAAGAGAAAACTCAGTGTCTCAAGTGATAGCAGCTTAAACAGATCTTCATCAAAAGCCGCTAAACTTGGATGTGAAGATACATCGTACAGTAGTTCTGCAACACAGCGAAACATTGTAGGGCTTCTACCAGACCTGAGCAGGGCAACTTCAGATTATCTTCAAAAACTGAATCAAACTGTCGGCCAGGAAATCATGAGGAATGATTTAACTGACAATTCATTGCAAGAAAAACATTACCCATTAGGTTCTTATGCAGTGAATGAGCAGAATAAATCTGACCTTGACTTTAGTAAAAATGACCTTGACTATGGTAAGAATAACCTTGACTTGTCTATAGTCAAGGTTGAACAGAATAGTGGTACTGTCTGCTCCACAGACGCTGGTCACTTAGACACTGATAACATGTATGAGATGAACTCACATCTGTCCGACTTAAACTACGGCAGTATATCTAAACTATATAGTGCAGACAGAAATCAaggtttttcaaagaaaatgaatgaaaatctACACACTTTGAATACGACTTTGGGGTCAAATGTTAGTTATAACAATGGAGAATTTAATAGAGGTAGTGGACAAGCATTGCCACGTCAGTTTAGGATGTATAAATGTGATTTCTGTGAAAAGACATTCCGTGAGAAAACAAATTTACGTGTTCACGTGCGTACACATACTGGCGAGAAACCTTTTAAGTGTTTTTTATGTGGGAAAGAATTTGCTCATAGTTCAAATCTGAAGCAGCATGAGAGGGGCGTGCATAAACTTCCGCCAACAGTACCTCAATATAAACAACAGTTTTACACAGGCTTGTCAAAAATGCAGGAACTGAGCCAGCAGGCAGACAGTGCTTTCATTGATAGTCAGCAACAGATGTTCCAGAGTCAACATGGATCACCTCACCACGTAATGAAATCAGAACCGAGTGAAGAGCATAAAATGAGTGAAGAGATTAAAACAGAAAATCCTCAGGAGAGTGACACTTCAAACCAAATCATTCCAGATAATGCTGCTGGCTCAGACACTATCGATAGTGAAACAACTGAAGGAAATTAG